One stretch of Prunus persica cultivar Lovell chromosome G1, Prunus_persica_NCBIv2, whole genome shotgun sequence DNA includes these proteins:
- the LOC18792306 gene encoding alpha-glucan water dikinase 2 isoform X5, producing MFSLGKQGQARELATTRKDYEVALRDLQSQMSKGISLNELQCSFSNSSSKRMVDNREQLRSGMSYPYKRKHNVEQWLQKHSTGSAKNASMPNSALMDLVDKSMGGDDVVSRISYHVGNYEIVVLSKMVRGEYHIFVAMNMRGAIVLHWGVSKLSPGEWLAPPPEILPKKSNLVPGACQTYFTDISTGKGSFQVVDINLQQSNLLGIQFVIWSGGSSWIKNNGTNFFVGVTPVISSGKASGDGDGIFKWLLDEISRREKEAERSLMHRFNIATELTERCKNEGEFGLVGILVWLRFMSCRHLTWNKNYNVKPREISEAQDRFTNLLQRIYLNQPNDREIVRLLMTHVGRGGQGDVGQRIRDEILVVQRNNDCKGGMMEEWHQKLHNNSSPDDVIICEALLNYIKSGFRVDVYWKALNTNGLTKEKLASYDRPIVSEPHFRADTKEGLIHDLTAYLKTLKAVHSGADLESAIEVLVPPNKAHDFTSTGFNYVCDLSPKLQECLKFVKVHLGDEDIVQLMEKLLESRIELRPVLIANHRRLKDILFLDLALDSAVRTTMERGLKNLNFAHLPEIMFFISLVLENVCLSTVNNEDLIYCTKDWYHICELYKPNDGQWALQTKAILDRLQLVLADRSQCHQNKIQPSAKYLGNLLGIQKSAIDTFSEELIRAGSAAILSALINRFYPILRKVANLGCWQVISPVDVCGVVLCVNELRSIQNKVYRKPTILIATRVTGEEEIPDGVVAVLTPDVPDVLSHVSIRARNEKVCFATCFDPNILRDLKSKEGKSISILVKSANIIIRDISSSNFSFKSFGTQSNHQGLKLRKKAFCGKYAISVEEFTSEVVGAKSCNLKFLRGKVPTWIKIPTSVAIPFGAFEKVLSEDFNKDIAYKISSFYKCLKGGDLSKLQSIQETILRMNAPISLTSELKSKMRSSGIPWPGDEGDERWNHAWQAIKKVWASKWNERAFISCRKANLDHENICMAVLVQEIICADYAFVIHTKNPLSGDTSEIYTEIVKGLGETLVGAYPGRAMSFITKKSNLSSPIVIGYPSKPIGLYSKKSIIFRSDSNAEDLEGYAGAGLYDSVIMDKEEKIVLDYSRDRMIIDRAFQVSLFSRIAEVGKIVEGLYGRPQDIEGVVKDGVIYVVQSRPQI from the exons ATGTTTAGCTTGGGAAAGCAAGGGCAGGCCCGTGAGCTCGCCACAACAAGAAAAG ATTATGAAGTTGCTTTAAGAGATCTACAAAGTCAGATGTCAAAAGGAATATCCTTGAATGAGTTGCAGTGTAGTTTTTCAAACTCcagttccaaaagaatggttGATAATAGAGAGCAACTGAGGAGTGGAATGTCATACCCTTACAAAAGGAAGCATAATGTTGAGCAGTGGTTGCAAAAGCATTCCACAGGATCTGCCAAAAATGCTAGCATGCCAAATTCAGCTCTGATGGATCTTGTAGACAAATCTATGGGAGGAGATGATGTGGTTTCACGGATAAGTTATCATGTTGGAAACTATGAGATAGTG GTCCTTTCAAAAATGGTTAGGGGTGAGTATCACATCTTCGTTGCTATGAATATGAGAGGTGCTATAGTGCTTCACTGGGGTGTTTCAAAATTGTCCCCTGGGGAATGGTTG GCTCCACCACCAGAGATATTGcctaaaaaatcaaatttggttCCTGGAGCATGTCAAACTTATTTTACTGATATATCAACTGGAAAGGGGTCCTTTCAG gttgTAGATATTAATCTGCAGCAAAGCAATTTGCTTGGTATCCAATTTGTGATATGGTCTGGTGGGTCTTCCTGGATAAAAAATAATGGCACAAACTTCTTTGTTGGCGTGACACCAGTGATTTCTAGTGGAAAG GCCAGTGGAGATGGTGACGGAATTTTCAAATGGTTACTTGATGAAATATCTCGAAGAGAAAAGGAGGCTGAGAGGTCGTTGATGCACAG ATTCAACATTGCAACGGAACTCACAGAACGGTGCAAAAATGAAGGGGAGTTTGGGCTTGTTGGTATATTAGTGTGGTTGAGGTTCATGTCATGCAGGCATCTCACATGGAACAAGAACTACAATGTGAAACCTCG TGAAATTAGCGAAGCTCAGGATAGGTTTACCAATCTACTACAAAGAATATATTTAAACCAGCCAAATGATCGGGAAATTGTGAGACTACTAATGACACATGTTGGTCGTGGAGGTCAGGGAGATGTTGGACAGAGAATTCGCGATGAAATACTTGTCGTTCAG AGAAATAATGATTGCAAGGGTGGCATGATGGAGGAATGGCACCAAAAGTTGCACAATAATAGTAGCCCAGATGATGTGATAATTTGCGAG GCACTCTTAAATTACATAAAGTCTGGTTTTAGAGTTGATGTTTATTGGAAAGCATTAAATACAAATGGTCTCACAAAAGAGAAGCTTGCAAGTTATGACCGACCAATTGTGTCAGAGCCTCATTTCAGGGCTGATACTAAGGAGGGACTCATCCATGATCTCACAGCATACTTGAAGACATTAAAG GCTGTTCATTCAGGTGCTGACCTCGAATCAGCTATTGAAGTTTTGGTTCCCCCAAATAAG GCTCATGATTTCACAAGCACTGGATTTAATTATGTTTGTGATTTGTCACCTAAGTTGcag GAGTGCCTGAAATTTGTCAAAGTACATCTTGGTGATGAAGATATTGTTCAACTGATGGAG aaGTTACTGGAATCTCGTATTGAGCTTCGTCCTGTTCTGATTGCCAACCACAGAAGACTAAAAGATATACTCTTCCTTGATCTTGCTTTGGATTCAGCTGTCAGAACAACTATGGAAAGGGGGCTCAAAAATCTGAATTTTGCACACTTACCA GAGATTATGTTCTTCATTTCATTGGTGCTTGAAAATGTATGCTTGTCGACAGTTAACAATGAAGACCTCATTTACTGCACCAAG GACTGGTACCATATCTGTGAATTATACAAACCCAACGATGGTCAGTGGGCATTACAAACAAAGGCCATTCTTGATCGGTTACAATTAGTACTTGCTGATAGGTCTCAGTGTCACCAGAATAAGATCCAGCCTAGTGCGAAATATCTCGGAAATCTGCTTGGTATTCAGAAATCAGCG ATTGATACTTTCTCTGAGGAGTTAATTAGGGCTGGATCAGCAGCTATTCTGTCTGCTCTCATTAATCGTTTTTATCCCATTCTGAGAAAGGTGGCAAACTTAGGCTG TTGGCAGGTTATCAGCCCAGTTGATGTGTGTGGCGTTGTACTTTGCGTTAATGAGCTCCGTAGTATTCAGAACAAAGTCTATAGAAAGCCAACCATTTTAATTGCAACTAGAGTAACGGGAGAAGAGGAGATTCCAGATGGAGTTGTTGCCGTTCTGACACCTGATGTACCAGATGTTCTATCACATGTCTCTATAAGAGCAAGAAATGAAAAG GTATGCTTTGCGACATGCTTTGATCCTAATATTCTCAGAGATCTGAAGTCGAAGGAAGGTAAATCAATATCAATACTAGTGAAGTCAGCAAATATTATTATCAG AGACatcagtagctccaatttttctttcaaatcctTTGGTACTCAGTCCAACCATCAAGGATTAAAGTTAAGAAAGAAGGCTTTCTGCGGTAAATATGCCATTTCAGTTGAGGAGTTCACTAGTGAGGTG GTTGGCGCAAAATCatgcaatttaaaatttttgagaGGAAAGGTGCCAACATGGATTAAAATTCCAACGTCAGTAGCCATACCATTTGGAGCCTTTGAGAAAGTCCTATCAGAAGATTTTAATAAG GATATAGCATATAAGATTTCTTCATTTTACAAATGCTTAAAGGGTGGGGACCTCTCAAAACTACAATCAATACAAGAAACCATTCTACGAATGAATGCTCCTATTTCTTTG ACTTCTGAGCTTAAGAGCAAAATGAGAAGTTCAGGGATACCTTGGCCTGGTGATGAAGGTGATGAGAGGTGGAATCATGCTTGGCAAGCAATAAAGAAG GTTTGGGCTTCAAAGTGGAATGAAAGAGCCTTTATTAGTTGCAGGAAAGCTAACTTAGATCATGAAAATATATGCATGGCTGTATTGGTTCAAGAAATTATCTGCGCTGATTATGCTTTTGTAATTCACACAAAGAATCCCTTATCAGGGGATACCTCAGAGATCTATACCGAG ATAGTTAAGGGCTTGGGTGAGACTTTGGTGGGTGCATATCCTGGACGTGCCATGAGCTTCATTACCAAAAAATCTAATCTAAGTTCTCCAATT GTTATTGGTTATCCAAGCAAGCCAATAGGATTATACAGTAAGAAGTCTATCATATTCAGATCAGACTCAAACGCTGAGGACCTGGAAGGATATGCTGGTGCTGGGCTTTATGACAG TGTAATCATGGACAAAGAGGAGAAAATTGTGTTGGATTACTCCAGAGACCGGATGATTATTGATAGAGCCTTCCAAGTCTCGCTCTTCTCAAGAATTGCAGAGGTGGGAAAGATAGTAGAAGGACTTTATGGTCGTCCTCAGGACATTGAAGGGGTGGTAAAAGATGGAGTGATCTATGTGGTTCAGTCAAGGCCACAAATCTAG